The following DNA comes from Candidatus Methylomirabilis sp..
GACCATGACGAGGGGCACGCCCCGGAAGAGCTCCACGTAGCCCGTCGCGGGGATCCGGATCCAGGGGGAACGGGCCAGCCGTCCCAGGCCGATGAAAACCCCCAGGAGGAATCCGAGGACGATGGCGGGGATCGCTAGCCGGAGCGTGCCCCCCGCGAAGCTCCCGAAGCCCAGGAACCCCTGGACCATGAGGAAGCCGAGGTTATTGACCACCACGCCGAAGTCCACGCTCAGTGCTCCGCGCGGGTCGGGCGGGCGATGAGCCCCGGGATGGCGAAGCGGCGCTCCACCCGGGCCATCGCCGCGGCGATGCCGAGGCAGAGGATCAGGTAGATCAGGGTCCCCGCCGTGAGGGCCTCGATCGCCTTGGCCGTGTAGGTCTCGATCTGGCGCGTCTGGAAGGTCAGCTCGGCCACGCTGATGGTCAGCGCAATCGAGGAGTTCTTCAGGAGGTTCAGCGACTCGTTGGTCAAGGGCGGGACGATCAGCCGGAGCGCGATCGGGATGATGATGAGGCGGTAGGCCTGGGCCACCGTGAGCCCCGTGGAGGCGGCGGCCTCGAACTGGGTCTTGGGGATCGACTGGATCCCCGCGCGGATCACCTCGGAGAAGCGCGCGCCGTGGTAGACCCCGAGGGCGAGCATGCCGGCCCAGAACTCGGCGCCGTGGTTGAAAAGCCACTCCTGGACCGGCCGGGGGAGGAGCGGCGGGACGCCGAAGTACCAGAAGAACATCCAGACGAGCAGCGGCACGTTCCGGAAGAACTCGACGTAGAAGATGGCCAGAGCGCGCAGCGGGCGGAGGGGGACGGTGCGGAGCGCCCCCGACAGGACGCCGAGGGCCAGGGCCAGAAGCCAGGCCAGCGCCGAGATCTCGAGCGTGGTCAGGAGCCCCTGGAGGAGCCAGTCGCGCGACTGGCCCCTCCAGAGGACCGACCAATCAAACTGGTACTGCACCTTACTTCGGCACGGACTGGTAGATCATGAACTTCTTGATGTCGGGGGTCATGGGGTACGGCAGCTCGCCTCTCGGCCCGAACCACTTCTCATAGATCTCGAAGAACTTGCCGGAGTCGATCCCCTCCATCAGGCCGTTGTTGACGGCGGCGCGGAAGTCCGAGTCCCCCTTCCGCATGGCCATCCCGTACGGCTCGTAGGAGTAGAAGTCGCCGACGATGTCCCACTCCCCGGGGTTCGGGGCCTTGGTCCTGAGCCCGGCGAGCTGGATGCCGTCGTTGGTGTAGGTATCCACCTGGCCCTGCGCCAGCGCCTGGAAGGCGGACGGCTGATCCGGGAACTCGCGGAGCTGGGCGCTCGGCACCCGCTCGCGGATGATCCGCGCGTTCGTGGAGCCCTGCTGGGCCCCCACGCGCTTGCCGGCGATGTCCTGGATCCCCCGGATCGGGCTCCCTTTCTTTACCATGAACTGGGCGCCGGTGACGAAGAAGGTGAGGCTGAAGTCCGCGCTGTCACGCCGGGGGCGGGTGTCGGTCATGGTGCCCGCGATCAGGTCCACGGCGCCGGAGGACAGGAGTGGGATCCGGGTGGCAGGCGTGGACTCCTTCTTCTCGAGCTTCACGGGCTTGCCCACCTTCGTCGAAACGGCGGAGAGGACGAGCTGATCGACCAGATCAATGGAGAAGCCCACCCACTCGTTCTGCTTGTTGACGTACGCGAAGGGGGGTGACCCGGTTCGCGTGCCGATCGTCAGGGTGCCGGTGCGGGCGATCTTCTCCAGCGTGGTCTCGGCCGCAGCCGGGGCCACGCTTGCCAGCATCACGGCCAGTGCCAGCAGAGCACTCAGCGATCGCTTCATGGGGTCCTCCTTAGTGTGAGAGGATCTTGCTCAGGAACTGCTTCGTCCGCTCAGAACGGGGGGCTGCGAAGAACGCCTCGGGTGTCCCCTCCTCGATCACCTGCCCTTCGTCCATGAAGACCACCCGGTGGGCCACCCGCCGGGCGAACCCCATCTCGTGGGTCACCACGATCATGGTCATGCCCTCGCGGGCCAGGTTCGTCATCACCTCCAGGACTTCGTTGATCATCTCGGGGTCGAGGGCGGAGGTGGGTTCGTCGAAGAGCATGATCTTGGGCTGCATGGCCAGCGCCCGGGCGATGGCCACCCGCTGCTGCTGGCCGCCGGAGAGGTTGGCGGGGTAGGCGCCGGCCTTCTCCGGAATGCCCACGCGCTCCAGGAGGGTCCTGGCGATCTGTTCCGCCTCCCCCCTGGAGAGCCCCTTCACCCTGACCGGGGCGAGCACGATGTTCTCCAGCGCCGTCATGTGCGGGTAGAGGTTGAAGGACTGGAACACCATCCCCACCTCGGCGCGGAGGCGCGAGGGGTTCAGGGCGGGGTCGGAGAGGAAGAGACCGTTCACCACGATCTCCCCCGACTGAATCGGCTCCAGCCGGTTGACACAGCGGATCAGGGTGCTTTTCCCGGAGCCGGACGGGCCGCAGACCACCACCACCTGGCCGGGCTCCATCCTCAGGGTGACATCCCGGAGGACGTGGAGCTTCCCGAACCACTTATTGACCTGCTTGAACTCGATGGCGGGCGCCATTACGCAACGGCCATCACGGGGGGGATCGCTTGGTCGAAGATGCCCCAGAGCATACGGCACGACGCCTTCCCACGCAACCCTGGAATGTTCCTCGCCCCATCGCCGCCGCCTCGGGCGCGGGCGGCGGAGGCACGGGTCAGCCGCGGGACCGCCCCCTGGAATTCCCCTCCACCCCGGGGGATGGGCGTAGTATCATGCTCGAGAATCCTTCCATCCCGGTCATCCGGGAGGCGAGGCGCAAGCATGAACGTCCTGCCGAGCCTGGTTCTCCTCCTCTCTCTCGCCGCCGCGGCGGAGCCCGTCCCCGCTCCGCCGGGGCCGGACGGGGCCCCGATGGTCCTCGTGCCGGCGGGGGAGTTCAGCCGGGGGAGCCGGACGGGCGAGGCGAACGAGCGGCCGGCCCGGACCGTATTCCTCGACGCCTTCGCCCTGGATCAGACCGAGGTCACCGTGGCCCGCTTCACCGCCTTCGTCGAGGCGACCGGACACCGCACGGTCGCGGAGCGCGAGGGCTGGGCCTGGGTGTGGGCCGGGGAATGGGGAAAGGGGGGGAAGTGGGTCCGGACCAGGGGGGCGGACTGGCGGCACCCCAAGGGGCCGGAAAGCGCCGGGCAGCCCGAGCACCCGGTGACCCAGGTCTCCCACCCGGATGCCGAGGCCTACTGCCGGTGGGCCGGCAAGCGCCTGCCCACGGAGGCGGAATGGGAGAAGGCAGCGCGCGGTCCCGATGGACGGCCCTATCCGTGGGGCGAGACATTCGAGGCGAGCCGGGCCAATACGTTGGGGGCGGCCGACGGCTTCCCGGAGGTGGCGCCCGTGGGATCCTTCCCGGCCGGGGCCAGCCCGTACGGCGCCCTCGACATGGCAGGGAACGTCTGGGAATGGACTGCCGACTGGTACCGGGCCGACTACTTCGCCGTGGCTCCCGCTCGGAACCCGCCCGGACCGCCGGCGGGCAAAGCCCGGGTCGTCCGGGGGGGTTCCTGGGGAGGGCCCCCGGAGTGGAGCAACGTGACGAACCGCTACGACCGCCTCCCCGACTACCGGAATAACAAGATCGGCTTCCGCTGCGCGCGCGACGTCCGCTGAGTCCGACCGCCCCCTAGTGGCGCACGGTGGCCCGCCGGAGGGTGACCCCGTAGCGCTTCCCCGGGTGGTCCGTGAGGTCGTGCACCACGAGGTCCACGGTGAGGGCCGTCGGCCGGCCCGGCTGGATCCGGATCGTGACCGCCGCTGTGGCTCGGGAGGGGACCGTCACCGCCAGCTCCTCGCCGGTCCTCAGGGTGCCCCGACCCCGGTCCATCTCGAGCCGGACGGCGTCGTAGGTCCCGGGCGGCACGGGAGTCTCCAGGAGCAGGACGGGCTCCCGCGCAGCCTGCACCAGGTCCACGATGGGGGCGGGGACCAGGAAGCGAACCCAGCCTTCCCGGCGGGGCTGGCCGGCGGGGTGGAGCCCCACGGCGGCGATCGTGACCGGGAGCGAGGCGAAGTCGCCGATCGCCTCCCGGTGGTCCGTGATCCAGACCTGGAGCGGGCCGGTCTCCTGGCCGCGCGCGGGCCCGGGGAGGAGGGGGCCGGCCGCAGCCGCCGCCAGGGCGAGCAGCATCGGTGCCGCCCGAGCCGCGGAGCGGCGCCGAAGTCTCCAGGCCTCCCCCATCCCCCCTCCCTCCGACGAGAGATGAGCTCCCTGTAGCACCGCGATGCCGCTCCCGTCAACCCCCAGAGTCCCCGCTTTACTTGGTGCGGTCGCATCTACTACACTAGGAGGGCTGCAGGCGGGGCGGTGAGGCTCCACTGTCCTTCGCGTTCCCTCCGGGAGGGTGTTGTGTCCTTTGTCGGTACCGAGCGTGTCCGGGGACGGATCCTCCGGGAAGTGGTCCCCTTCGTCGAGAAGCCTTCCCGCTACATCGGGCGGGAGTTCCTCGCCGTCCACAAGGACCCCGAAGCGGTGGCCGTCCGGATGGCGCTCGCCTTCCCGGATGTCTACGAGATCGGGATGTCCCATCTCGGCCTGAAAATTCTCTACCAGCTCCTGAACCGGCGGCCGGAGGTGGTGGCGGAGCGGGTCTACTGTCCCTGGCCGGACTTCGAGGCCCTGACGCGGGGGCGGGGGATCCCGCTGGCCAGCATCGAGTCGGGCCTGCCGCTCTCGGCCTTTGACCTCGTCGGGTTCACCCTCCAGTACGAGCTCTCCTACGCCACGATCCTCCACATGCTGGCGCTGGGCGGCATTCCCCTTCGCAGCGCCGAGCGGGGGGAGGGGGACCCGTTCGTGGTGGCCGGGGGTCCCTGCGGGTACAGCCCGGAGCCGCTCGCCGACTTCATCGACTGCTTCGTCATCGGGGACGGGGAGGAGGCGGTCCACGACCTGGTGAACGCGTTCCTGGCCTGGCGGCGGGCGGGCGGGCGCCGGGAGGAGCTCCTCCGGGCCTGGGCGGCCCTCCCCGGCATGTACGTTCCCGCCTGCTGGCAGCCCGGGCAGGTCGTCGAAAAGCGGATTATGACCCGCCTCGACACCGTGGACTACACCGCGATCCCCGTCCCCTTCATGGAGATCGTCCACGATCGGGTGAACATCGAGGTGATGCGGGGCTGCACGGTGGGCTGCCGGTTCTGCCAGGCCGGAATGATCGAGCGGCCGTTACGGGAGCTGCCGGCCGACGAGATCCGTGAGATGACGCGGCGGGCGTTGGACGCGACCGGCTACGAGGAGGCCTCCCTCAACTCCCTCAGCATCGCCGACCTCACCTGCCTGTCGGGGCTCCTCCCGGGCCTGATGGATGACTTCCAGGGAGACCGGATCGGCCTCTCCCTCCCTTCGCTGCGCGTCAAGGGGCTGAAGCCCGAGCTGGCCGCGGAGCTCCTCCGGGTGAAGCGGACCGGCTTCACCATTGCCCCCGAGGCCGGCAGCCAGCGCCTCCGAGAGGTGATCAACAAGGGGATCGTGGACGAGGAGGAGGTCTTCCGCGCGGTCGCGACCGCGGCCGAGGCCGGGTGGAGCAGCCTGAAGATGTACTTCATGTGCGGGCTGCCCACCGAGACCCAGGCGGACCTCGATGAGCTCGTTCGGCTCTCGCTCACGGCCCAGCGGCTCGGCCGGCGGAAGGGGCCGCGGGGCTTCACGCTCACGGTGAGCGTCTCCTCCTTCGTCCCGAAGCCCCACACCCCCTTCCAGTGGGCCGGGCAGGACCGCATGGAGGTCCTCCGGGAGAAGCAGCAGTTCCTGAAGGGCCGGCTCCGGGAGGCCGGGGTGAAGTTCAAGTGGCACGACGTGAGGTCCTCCTTCCTGGAGGCGGCCTTCTCGCGGGGCGGCCGGGAGGTCGGCCCGGTCATCGCCGAGGCGCACCGCCGGGGCGCCCGGTTGGACGGCTGGACGGAGCACCTGGACTTCGACCGCTGGATGGCCGCCTTCGAGGCGTGCGGGGTGGACCCCTCCCCGATCGCCCACCGGAACATCGGCCCCGACGAGCCGCTCCCCTGGGACCACATCTCCTGCGGGGTGAGCAAGAAGTTCCTCCAGCGGGAGTGGCGCAAGGCCCTGCGGGCCGCCACGACCCCCGACTGCCACGTGGCCCCCTGCCAGGCCTGCGGGGCGGTCTGCATCCCCTCCTGGCAGGAGTGGCACGAGCATGCGGAGGCGGACCGGCGTGAGGCAAGGCGGCAGGAGGCGGCGCCCGGGCCGGCGCTGCCGCTCCTGGCCCTCCCCGGGCGGCCTGCTGGCGATGGGGCTGCGCCGCCGGCCGGCGCCGACCCGGGGGTGGCGGCTCCCCCGGCAGCGGAAGCCGTGACCCCTCGCCCGGCTGAGACCGCGCCCTCCGTGGCCGCCATCCAGCGGATCCGCTTCGCCTTCCAGAAGCGGGAGGAGCTCCGGTTCCTCTCGCACCTGGAGGTGTTCCGGACGCTCACCCGGGCCGTCCGCCGGGCCGGCTACCGCCTCGCCTACTCCCAGGGCTTTAACCCGCAGCCCCGCCTCGCCGTGGCCATGGGCCTCCCGGTGGGTGTGGAGGGGGAGGCGGAGCTGGCGGACGTGGAGCTCCGGGAGCGGGCCGCGGTGGAGCACTTCGCGGTCCGGGTCAACGCCACGCTCCCGCGCGAGCTTCATCTCACGGAGGCGTGGGAGGTGCCCCTGCACGCGCCCTCCCTGACCTCCCAGGTGCTGACGGCAGAGTATCGGGCCGCCCTGTCGCCCTCGCTGGCGGAAGTCCTGGGGGATCCGGCTGCCGCCTGCGCCGCCTTCCTGGCCCGGGAGACGATCCCCGTGGAGGGGTTCCGGAAGGGGGAGGCAATTACCGTGGACGCCCGCCCGGCCCTGGAGGCGTTCGCCCCCGAGGGCACCGGGGCCTTCCGGCTCCTCCTCAAGGCCGGGGCCGGCATCCGGCCCCGGGAAGTGCTGCGGGCCTTCCTGGCCCCGGTCCTCCCCGCCGAGGCGCTGGCCGGCCTGGACGGGCACCTCACGATCACCCGCACGGGCCTCGGGCTCTCGGCGGTCCCCGCCCCGGCGCCGGCCCCCGCGTAACGCCCACACTCGGAAGCGGCGCTCGGCCCTTCCGCGAGGTCGCAGGTTCCCATGAAGCGCGAGATCATCGTCAACGCCTCGATGACCCAGACCCGGGTGGCCATCCTGGAGGATGGCAACCTGGTCGAGCTGATGATCGACGACGTGAAGACCCGGAGCGTCGCCGGGAACATCTACAAGGGACGGGTCCTGAAGATCCTCCCCGGGATGCAGGCCACCTTCGTGGACATCGGCCTGAGCAAGGACGCCTTCCTCTACGTCCGGGACATCTTTGAGGACGTGGAGGAGTACGAGCAGCTCCTCAGCCTGGGGGAGACGGACGGCAGCGCGACGGCCGAGTCGCCGGAGGACCTGCGGCCCGTCCCCCCGCCCTCCGGGAAGCGGCGCCCCCACCCATCCATCGAGGAGCTCATCCAGGAGGGACAGGAGATCCTGGTGCAGGTCGCCCGCGAGCCGCTGGGGACGAAGGGGGCCCGGATCACGTCCCACATCACCCTCCCCGGCCGCTTCCTGGTCTACATGCCGATGGAGAGCCACATCGGCGTCTCCCGGAAGATCGAGAACGAGGGGGAGCGCCAGCGGCTCCGGCACATCGTGGAGGAGCTCAACCAGAAGAACGAGGGGGTCATCGTCCGGACGGCCGGGGTGGGCAAGAGCCGCGCGGAGCTGCAGGCGGACCTGGAGTTCCTCCGCTCCCTGTGGCAGAAGATCCGCGAGAAGGCGGAGGGCCTGAAGGGGCCGGCCCTGGTCCAGAAGGACCTCGACCTGGTCTTCCGCCTCTTCCGGGACCTCTTCACGCGGGACGTGGCCCGGCTGGTGGTGGACTCGCCCTCGGAGTACGAGCGCTGCCTGGAGTTCACCGAGTCCCTCTTCCCGGACCTCCGGCCCCTGCTGTTCCTGTACACGGAGGATGAGCCGATCTTCAAGTCCTTCGGCGTCGAGAAGGAGATCGAGAAGGCCCTGCGGCCGAAGGTGTGGCTCAAGTCGGGAGGCTACATCGTCATCGAGGAGACCGAGGCGCTGGTCTCCATCGACGTGAACACGGGCAAGTACGTGGGGAAGCACGACTTCGAAGAGACGGTCTTCCGGACCAACCTGGAGGCGGCCGGGGAGATCGCCCGCCAGGTCCGGCTGCGGGACCTGGGGGGGATCATTATCATCGATTTCATCGACATGGCGCGCCAGGAGCACCGGGACAAGGTCGTCATCGAGCTGAAGGAGGGGCTGAAGCCGGACCGCTCCCCGACCAATGTCTCGCTGCTGTCCGAGCTCGGGCTGGTGGAGATGACCCGCAAGCGGGTGAAGCAGGGGCTCATCCGCTCGATCAGTCAGGCCTGCCCGACCTGCGGGGGCACCGGGGCGGTCCGGGCGCTCCCCTCCATCGCCCACCAGATCCTGCGGGAAGTGGAGTGGCAGCTGTACCGGAGGAAACCGCCCCAGCTCCGGATCCGGGCCCACCCCGACGTCACGGCGTGGCTCAAGGCGGAAGAGGCCGAGGTCATCGAGGCCCTGCAGGAGCAGTACGGGGGGGAGGTCGCGCTGGCGGCGGAGGAGTCCTGGCCGCTGGCCAAGTACCAGCTCCAGGAGGGATAGGACGGGCCCACCGCCGCCGCCGCCGGGGTCCCGGCCCGGCGCCTCGTCCTTGACACCGGGCGGCGGCCCTGCTATAAGAATGTGCTTTCTCCGCGTGGAGGCTCCCGCCTCCGCGCGCTGCTTTTAGGCCTCCCGCCGGGGAGTGTCCCCGGGTGGGCACCGAGAGGAGCAGGCGGTGTACGCGGTCCTCGAGACGGGCGGGAAGCAGTACCGGGTCAGCCCCGGTGATCTCCTCAGGGTGGAGCGTCTCGAGGGTGAGCCGGGCAGCCCCGTGCGCTTCGACCGGGTCCTCCTCGTGGCGGAGGAGGACCTGGTAACGATCGGGACCCCCACCGTGGCCGGCGCCTCCGTCGCGGGCGAGGTCGTGCGGCAGGGCCGGGCGCGGAAGATCATCGTTTTCAAGTTCAAGCGCCGGAAGAAATACCGCCGGACCCAGGGGCACCGGCAGGCGGAGACGACCGTCCGGATCACCGCGATCAGCAAAGGGTAGGGGCCGACCAGGCTCCGACACGGAGGCAATCCATGGCGCACAAGAAGGGGATGGGGTCGACCCGGAACGGGCGCGACTCCCAGAGCAAGCGCCTGGGGATGAAGCGGTTCGGGGGAGAGCTCGTGCCGGCGGGGTCCATCCTGGTCCGCCAGCGGGGGACCCGCTTCAAGCCCGGGGAGAACGTCGGCATCGGGCGGGACGACACCCTCTTCGCCCGCGTGGCGGGGATCGTCTCGGTGACCCACCGGGGGGGACAGGGACGCTTCGTGAACGTCACCGCGGTGGAGCCCTAACGGCGGGCCGTGTTCGTTGATCTAGCGCGCATCCTCGTGCGGGCGGGCGACGGCGGGCGGGGGTGCGTGAGCTTCCGCCGGGAGAAGTACGTGCCCCGGGGGGGCCCCGATGGGGGCGACGGCGGGGACGGCGGCGACATCCTGCTCGAGGCGACGGGCACCCTGAGCACCCTCATCGACCAGAAGTACCAGCAGCAGTACCGGGCCGGCCGGGGAGGGCACGGCGAGGGGGGGAACCGGGAAGGGAAGCGGGGGGCCGAGCGCGTCATCCGCGTCCCCGTGGGGACGGTGGTGACCGACGCCGACACCGGCGAGCCCCTCGCGGACCTCACGGCGGCCGGGCTGCAGGTGGTGGTGGCCCGGGGCGGCCGCGGGGGCCGGGGCAACGGGCGCATGGCCACCCCCACGCGGCGCGCCCCCCGGACCGCCGAGCCCGGGGGGAAGGGCGAGAGCCGGACCCTCCAGCTGGAGTTGAAGCTCCTGGCCGACGTCGGCTTCGTGGGCCTCCCGAACAGCGGGAAGTCCACGCTCCTTGCCGCGTGCACCGCTGCCCGCCCGAAGATCGCTCCCTACCCCTTCACCACCCTCATCCCCAACCTGGGCGTCGCCGTCCTCGGGATCGGGGCCTCCTACGTCATCGCCGACATCCCGGGACTGATCGCGGGCGCCTCCCGCGGCGCGGGGCTCGGGCACCAGTTCCTCCGCCACATCGAGCGCGTGCGGGTCCTGGTGCACGTCATCGACGTGGCGGAGGGGGCCCCGGCGGACCCGGTAGCCGCCTACCGGACCGTCGAAGAGGAGCTGGCCGCTTCGGGTCGGGCCCTGCCGGATCGGCCGCGGGTGGTGGCGGCCAACAAGATCGATCTGCCGCACGAGCAGTCCCTCGCCCGTCTCGTGGCTCACTGCGCGACCGCCGGGGTCCCCTGCTTCCCCGTCTCGGCGGCCACGGGGGCGGGGGTGGGGGCGCTCCGACGCGGGCTCTTCCGTCTGCTCCGGGAGGTCCGGGAGGAACGCGATGCCGGTCCCGTCCCCCGCGCGGCTGCCCGATAGGCCCGCCCTCCTTCAGGGGGTCCGCCGGCTCGTCGTGAAGGTGGGCTCGGGGGTCCTCTCCCGGGGCTCGTTCGCCCTGGATACCGGGACCATCCAGGCGCTGGCAGCCGAGCTCTCTGCCTGCCGGGCGGCGGGGCGGCAGGTGGCGCTGGTGAGCTCGGGGGCCATCGTGGCCGGCGTCGGCCGGCTCGACCTCAAGGAGCGGCCCCGGAGCATCCCGCTGAAGCAGGCGGCCGCGGCGATCGGGCAGGGGGCGCTCATCTGGACCTACGAGGAGGCCTTCGCCGCCCACGGGGTGAAGGTGGCCCAGGTCCTCCTCACGGGCGAGGATCTCCGGGACCGCGCCCGCTACCTGAACGCGCGCAATACGCTCTTCACCCTCTTCGACCTGGGGGTCCTGCCGATCATCAACGAGAACGACACGGTGGCGGTAGACGAGATCAAGTTCGGCGACAACGACCGGCTCTCGGCCCTGGTGGCCGCCCTGGTGGACGCGGACCTCCTGGTCATCCTGACCGATACGGATGGCCTCTTCACCGCGGATCCCCGGCGCAGTCCGAAGGCCCGCCTCATCCCGGTGGTGACGGGGGGGGAGGCGAAGGGGACGTTCTGGGCGGGGGCGCCGGCCACGGCCACGGGCGTCGGCGGGATGGCCTCCAAGGTGGAGGCGGCGCGGCTGGCGGCGGCCTCCGGCATCCCGACCCTCATCGCCAACGGGGCGGCGCCCGGCGCCCTCACCCGCCTCCTCGCCGGGGAGACCCTCGGGACCCTGTTCCTCCCGGATGCCGAGCGGCTGGCGGGCCGCAAGCGGTGGCTCGCGCTGGCGAGCAGGCCCAAGGGGGTCATCGTGGTGGACGAGGGGGCGAAGCGGGCCCTGACCGAGCGGGGGAAGAGCCTGCTGCCGTCCGGCGTCAAGGGGACCTCGAAGGCCTTCCGCGTCGGGGATGTGGTCTCGCTCGTGGGCCCCGACCAGGCCGAGTTCGCCCGGGGGCTCACCAACTACAGCGCGGAGGAGGTGGAGCGGATCAAGGGGGTCAAGACCAGCGAGATCG
Coding sequences within:
- a CDS encoding amino acid ABC transporter permease, which gives rise to MQYQFDWSVLWRGQSRDWLLQGLLTTLEISALAWLLALALGVLSGALRTVPLRPLRALAIFYVEFFRNVPLLVWMFFWYFGVPPLLPRPVQEWLFNHGAEFWAGMLALGVYHGARFSEVIRAGIQSIPKTQFEAAASTGLTVAQAYRLIIIPIALRLIVPPLTNESLNLLKNSSIALTISVAELTFQTRQIETYTAKAIEALTAGTLIYLILCLGIAAAMARVERRFAIPGLIARPTRAEH
- a CDS encoding transporter substrate-binding domain-containing protein — protein: MKRSLSALLALAVMLASVAPAAAETTLEKIARTGTLTIGTRTGSPPFAYVNKQNEWVGFSIDLVDQLVLSAVSTKVGKPVKLEKKESTPATRIPLLSSGAVDLIAGTMTDTRPRRDSADFSLTFFVTGAQFMVKKGSPIRGIQDIAGKRVGAQQGSTNARIIRERVPSAQLREFPDQPSAFQALAQGQVDTYTNDGIQLAGLRTKAPNPGEWDIVGDFYSYEPYGMAMRKGDSDFRAAVNNGLMEGIDSGKFFEIYEKWFGPRGELPYPMTPDIKKFMIYQSVPK
- a CDS encoding amino acid ABC transporter ATP-binding protein translates to MAPAIEFKQVNKWFGKLHVLRDVTLRMEPGQVVVVCGPSGSGKSTLIRCVNRLEPIQSGEIVVNGLFLSDPALNPSRLRAEVGMVFQSFNLYPHMTALENIVLAPVRVKGLSRGEAEQIARTLLERVGIPEKAGAYPANLSGGQQQRVAIARALAMQPKIMLFDEPTSALDPEMINEVLEVMTNLAREGMTMIVVTHEMGFARRVAHRVVFMDEGQVIEEGTPEAFFAAPRSERTKQFLSKILSH
- a CDS encoding formylglycine-generating enzyme family protein — its product is MNVLPSLVLLLSLAAAAEPVPAPPGPDGAPMVLVPAGEFSRGSRTGEANERPARTVFLDAFALDQTEVTVARFTAFVEATGHRTVAEREGWAWVWAGEWGKGGKWVRTRGADWRHPKGPESAGQPEHPVTQVSHPDAEAYCRWAGKRLPTEAEWEKAARGPDGRPYPWGETFEASRANTLGAADGFPEVAPVGSFPAGASPYGALDMAGNVWEWTADWYRADYFAVAPARNPPGPPAGKARVVRGGSWGGPPEWSNVTNRYDRLPDYRNNKIGFRCARDVR
- a CDS encoding DUF4382 domain-containing protein yields the protein MGEAWRLRRRSAARAAPMLLALAAAAAGPLLPGPARGQETGPLQVWITDHREAIGDFASLPVTIAAVGLHPAGQPRREGWVRFLVPAPIVDLVQAAREPVLLLETPVPPGTYDAVRLEMDRGRGTLRTGEELAVTVPSRATAAVTIRIQPGRPTALTVDLVVHDLTDHPGKRYGVTLRRATVRH
- a CDS encoding TIGR03960 family B12-binding radical SAM protein, with the protein product MSFVGTERVRGRILREVVPFVEKPSRYIGREFLAVHKDPEAVAVRMALAFPDVYEIGMSHLGLKILYQLLNRRPEVVAERVYCPWPDFEALTRGRGIPLASIESGLPLSAFDLVGFTLQYELSYATILHMLALGGIPLRSAERGEGDPFVVAGGPCGYSPEPLADFIDCFVIGDGEEAVHDLVNAFLAWRRAGGRREELLRAWAALPGMYVPACWQPGQVVEKRIMTRLDTVDYTAIPVPFMEIVHDRVNIEVMRGCTVGCRFCQAGMIERPLRELPADEIREMTRRALDATGYEEASLNSLSIADLTCLSGLLPGLMDDFQGDRIGLSLPSLRVKGLKPELAAELLRVKRTGFTIAPEAGSQRLREVINKGIVDEEEVFRAVATAAEAGWSSLKMYFMCGLPTETQADLDELVRLSLTAQRLGRRKGPRGFTLTVSVSSFVPKPHTPFQWAGQDRMEVLREKQQFLKGRLREAGVKFKWHDVRSSFLEAAFSRGGREVGPVIAEAHRRGARLDGWTEHLDFDRWMAAFEACGVDPSPIAHRNIGPDEPLPWDHISCGVSKKFLQREWRKALRAATTPDCHVAPCQACGAVCIPSWQEWHEHAEADRREARRQEAAPGPALPLLALPGRPAGDGAAPPAGADPGVAAPPAAEAVTPRPAETAPSVAAIQRIRFAFQKREELRFLSHLEVFRTLTRAVRRAGYRLAYSQGFNPQPRLAVAMGLPVGVEGEAELADVELRERAAVEHFAVRVNATLPRELHLTEAWEVPLHAPSLTSQVLTAEYRAALSPSLAEVLGDPAAACAAFLARETIPVEGFRKGEAITVDARPALEAFAPEGTGAFRLLLKAGAGIRPREVLRAFLAPVLPAEALAGLDGHLTITRTGLGLSAVPAPAPAPA
- a CDS encoding Rne/Rng family ribonuclease; translation: MKREIIVNASMTQTRVAILEDGNLVELMIDDVKTRSVAGNIYKGRVLKILPGMQATFVDIGLSKDAFLYVRDIFEDVEEYEQLLSLGETDGSATAESPEDLRPVPPPSGKRRPHPSIEELIQEGQEILVQVAREPLGTKGARITSHITLPGRFLVYMPMESHIGVSRKIENEGERQRLRHIVEELNQKNEGVIVRTAGVGKSRAELQADLEFLRSLWQKIREKAEGLKGPALVQKDLDLVFRLFRDLFTRDVARLVVDSPSEYERCLEFTESLFPDLRPLLFLYTEDEPIFKSFGVEKEIEKALRPKVWLKSGGYIVIEETEALVSIDVNTGKYVGKHDFEETVFRTNLEAAGEIARQVRLRDLGGIIIIDFIDMARQEHRDKVVIELKEGLKPDRSPTNVSLLSELGLVEMTRKRVKQGLIRSISQACPTCGGTGAVRALPSIAHQILREVEWQLYRRKPPQLRIRAHPDVTAWLKAEEAEVIEALQEQYGGEVALAAEESWPLAKYQLQEG
- the rplU gene encoding 50S ribosomal protein L21, producing the protein MYAVLETGGKQYRVSPGDLLRVERLEGEPGSPVRFDRVLLVAEEDLVTIGTPTVAGASVAGEVVRQGRARKIIVFKFKRRKKYRRTQGHRQAETTVRITAISKG
- the rpmA gene encoding 50S ribosomal protein L27 codes for the protein MAHKKGMGSTRNGRDSQSKRLGMKRFGGELVPAGSILVRQRGTRFKPGENVGIGRDDTLFARVAGIVSVTHRGGQGRFVNVTAVEP
- the obgE gene encoding GTPase ObgE encodes the protein MFVDLARILVRAGDGGRGCVSFRREKYVPRGGPDGGDGGDGGDILLEATGTLSTLIDQKYQQQYRAGRGGHGEGGNREGKRGAERVIRVPVGTVVTDADTGEPLADLTAAGLQVVVARGGRGGRGNGRMATPTRRAPRTAEPGGKGESRTLQLELKLLADVGFVGLPNSGKSTLLAACTAARPKIAPYPFTTLIPNLGVAVLGIGASYVIADIPGLIAGASRGAGLGHQFLRHIERVRVLVHVIDVAEGAPADPVAAYRTVEEELAASGRALPDRPRVVAANKIDLPHEQSLARLVAHCATAGVPCFPVSAATGAGVGALRRGLFRLLREVREERDAGPVPRAAAR
- the proB gene encoding glutamate 5-kinase → MPVPSPARLPDRPALLQGVRRLVVKVGSGVLSRGSFALDTGTIQALAAELSACRAAGRQVALVSSGAIVAGVGRLDLKERPRSIPLKQAAAAIGQGALIWTYEEAFAAHGVKVAQVLLTGEDLRDRARYLNARNTLFTLFDLGVLPIINENDTVAVDEIKFGDNDRLSALVAALVDADLLVILTDTDGLFTADPRRSPKARLIPVVTGGEAKGTFWAGAPATATGVGGMASKVEAARLAAASGIPTLIANGAAPGALTRLLAGETLGTLFLPDAERLAGRKRWLALASRPKGVIVVDEGAKRALTERGKSLLPSGVKGTSKAFRVGDVVSLVGPDQAEFARGLTNYSAEEVERIKGVKTSEIERTLGYRHSDEVIHRDNLVILNGGRR